In the Actinomycetes bacterium genome, GAAGTGCTCGGCCAGGGCGAAGGTGAGCCGGCCGGTCCCCGACCCCCAGTCCACGGCGACCCCGCGCCCCACGCCGGCGGGCAGCGCGGCGAGGACGTCGCGGATCTCCGCGGAGCCGGTCGCGTAGAAGGCGTCGAGATCGTTCTCCCAGCCCCGGTTGCGGCGCCGCTGGTCGGTGAGCACGGCCCAGTCGGGGTCGCTCTCGCCGAGCGACTCCCACACCTCGTGCTGCACGGACTCCGACGACATCCGGGGCATGCGGCCTTCATCGTCATCCGGGCCGCGCTGCCTTAGTCCGAACGGGTGAGGTTCGCGCTCAGCGCAGCGCCCTGCGCACCTCGCGGACGGCGAGGCCCACCCGCATCACGCCGACCGCGACCCGCCCGCGCAGGGCGCCGAGCCGGCGCAGGTAGAGCCGCTCGAGAGCCCCGACCCAGGCGTCGCCGCCGCCGGAGACGCCCTGCTCGTGCTCCACCGACACCTCGGGGACCAGCCGGAACCGGGCGCCGCGCCGGGTCGCACGGGTGCCCCACGCCACGTCCTCGGCGTACACCAGCTCGTCCTCGGGGATCGGACCGAAGCGCTCGAAGGCGTCCGGCGCGAGGAGCAGGCACGCCATGCACAGCCAGTCCGCGGCCGCCCCGCGCGCGATCTGCCGGCGGGTCAAGAAGATGCCCCGGGCGCGCGGCACGACGTGGGAGAGGAACAGGAAGTACGTCGTCACCGACCGAAGCGTCAGCGGTCCACCTCCGGCGCCGACCTGGACGCCCCCGCCGGTGTCGCGCAGCAGCGGCGCCACCGCGTCCGCCCCCGCGTCCGCCCCCGCCAGCTCGCGAAGCAGCCGTCGCAGGCCGCGACGGTCCAGGTCGGCGTCCGGGTTCAGCAGCAGGATCGGGCCGCTCGACGTCGAGCGCCGGACCGCCTCGTTCACCGCAGCGGCGAAGCCCACGTTGCCGGGGAGGAGCACCGGCGTGACGCCGTACGCCGATTTCCAACCCGCCACGCGCTCAGGGTCGGAGGCGTTGTCAACGATAAGAACCTCGTCGAGGGACTCGAAGACCCCGGATGCGAGCCGTTGCTCGATGTGGTCGGCGCAGTGGTAGTTCACCAGCACCGCGCGGATCGCGGGCCGGGGCGGGGTCACCAGACAGATCATGCCAGCGGGACACGGGTCGTCCCGGGGAGAGGAGGGTGGTCGCACCGTGCCGGTGCTTATCGACGCCCACCACCTCGGGCACGGTCAGACCGGGAACGAGACGTGGGCCAGGGGCGTGACCACCGAGCTGGCCGAGCGGCCGAGCCAGGCGCACGTCGCGGTCACGGCGGCGGGCCGGTGCTGGCTCGACCCGTCGTGGACCGCCGATCGGGTGCACGAGGTGTCGCCGTCAAGCAGCCGCCGGCTGGCCTACGACCTGCCGAGGCTGACCCGCCGGCTGCGCCCCGAGGCGCTGCTGGTGCAGTACACGCTCCCGCCGTTCGCCTCCCGCCGCGTACCCGGCGTCGTCGTGATCCACGACGTCTCCTTCGAGCATCCCGAGGCCGCGCAGTGGATCCCGCCCCGGACCCTGGCGCGCTACCGGGCCACCATCCGCAGCAGCGCCCGCCGGGCACGCGTGGTCCTCGTGCCCACCGAGTGGACCCGTGCCGACGTCATGGACACGTACGGCCTCGCGGCCGACCGCGTCATGGTCGCGGGCAACGCCGTCGACGCCGACCTCGCCCGGGCCCTCGCCGAGACGCCGGAGGGCCGCCCGGGCACGGGCAGCGTGCTCGCGGTCGGGACGGTCCTCCCGCGCAAGAACCTCGCCGTCCTCGCCCGGGCCGTCGCCGCGCTGCGCGCCACCCACCCGCAGGCGCGGCTGCGGGTCGTGGGTCCCGTGCCCGCGGCCGGCCACGAGGTCGTACGGGAGCTGCGCCGGGCGCTCGGCGACGCGCTCGACCTGGTCGGGCCGGTTCCCGTCGAGCAGCTGGCCCGGGAGTACCGCAGCGCCGACGTCCTCGCCTTCCCCTCCCGCCACGAGGGCTTCGGGATCCCGCTCATCGAGGCGATGGCCGCGGGCCTGCCGGTGGTCAGCAGCACGTCGACCTGCCTGCCCGAGGTCGGCGGCGACGCCGCCGTGTTCGCCGACCCCGACGACGTCGAGGCGTGGACCGGCTCGCTGGCGGCGGTCCTCGACGACGCCGCGCTTCGGGGCCGCCTGGTCCCCGCCGGGCTGCGCCGGGCCGAGTCGTTCAGCTGGACCAAGACCGCCGACGTGGTCGAGGCCGCGCTCGCGCTGGCCGCCTCATGAGCGCCCGCCGCGCGCTGGCGCTGCGGCGGCGCTCCGACCTCGTCCTGTTCCTGCTCGACGTGCTCACCCTCGTCACCGTGCTGGCGGGGGTTGCCCACGTCCTGCACCGGCACATGACCATCGCGCTCGCCTGGCAGGCGGCACTGGTGGTCGCCACCGTCGTCGCGGCCCGGCTGACCGGCCTCTACCGTCGGGCCGTGCTCCGGCCAGGGGCCCGCCTCGCCGGTGCCGCCTTCACCTGCGGCGTCGTGGCCTCCGCGGTCGGGTCGGCGGCCCTCCTCGCCTCCCCGCGCGGACCCGGCGTCGCCTGGGTCGCGCTGGTGTTCGCGGGGACCTCCGCCGGGCTGGTCGCCGGTCGGGCCGCCATCGCGCGCTGCCGACGGGCGCTCGTCCCGCTGGGGGTGGCGCTGGAGACCTATGCCGTCCTCGGTGACGCGCCCGCGATGCGCCGGCTGGTCGCCGACCTGACCAGGGCGTCGGGGGCACCCTTCACGATCGTCGGCAGCGTGCCCGAGGGTCTCACCCCCTCGCAGACGGCTGCCAGGGTGGCCGAGCTGCGCGTCGACGGGCTGCTGGTCCCGCCGCACCTGGACGCCGCCACGGTCGGCGGGCTGGCCCGCGCCCTCGCCGGCCACGACGTCGAGGTCCTCGTCGCGCCCCGGGCGATGGACCTCGACGCCCAGGTCACGTCGGTGACCCACCTGCAGGGCATCCCACTCCTCCGCCTCGGTGGCGCCGTTCCCCGCCGGCGAGCCGAGCGCACGCCGGCTCGCGACCGGCGGCGTGCGGGGGTGGCCGTCCTCGGCACGCGGGGGATCCCCGCCAACTACGGCGGGTTCGAGACCTTCGCCCAGGAGCTGTCGCTCTGCCTGGTCGCCGACGGCATCCCCGTGACCGTCTACGGCCGAAGCCACTTCGCGACTGCCCGCGATCAGTGGCGGGGGATCCGTCTGGTGACCCTGCCCACGGTGCGCAGTAAGTACCTCGACACCGTCGTGCACACCGTCCTCTCGGCGGCGCACCTCGTCCTCACCGGCGGCCCGCGCGACGTCCTGCTGTGCAACGCCGCGAACGCACCCGTCGTGCCCTTCCTGCGTCTGTGCGGGCGCCGAGTCGTGCTCAACGTCGACGGCCTGGAGTGGCGTCGCGGGAAGTGGGGCGTCCTCGGGAGGTCGTGGTACCGGATGGGGGAGTGGCTGTCGGTGCGCTTCGCCTCGGTGCTGGTGACCGACGCCGAGGAGGTGCGCACGTACTACCGGGTCCGGCACGACACCGACTCGGTGATGGTGCCCTACGGCGCCCCTCAGCTGGCGCGCGGATCCGTCCCCGTTCCCCCGGAGCTCGCTGTCGCCCCCGACGGCTACGCGCTGTACGTCTCCCGCTGGGAGCGTGAGAACAACCCACACCTGGTGGCGCGGGCGCACGCCCGGTCCGCCGCCACGGTGGGGCTGGTGATGCTCGGCCATGCCGCCTACGACGACGCCCTGCAGGCAGAGGTGCACTCGTGGGCGCGTCACGATGCCGTCCTGCCGGGCGCCATCTACGGCGAGGGCTACCGAGGTCTGCTCGCCAACGCCCGCTGCTACGTGCACGCCACCGAGGTGGGCGGCACGCACCCCGCGCTCGTCGAGGCCATGGGCGCCGGCAACCTCTGCCTGGTCCTGGACACCCCGGAGAACCGCGAGGTCGCCGGGGACGTCGCCTGGTACTGGGCCGACGAGGACGAGCTGGTCGAGATGCTCGGTCGCGCGTTCGCCCTTCCGGAGGCCGAGCTGACGGGTCTGCGCTGCCGGGCGCGTGACTGGGCGGCCGAGCGCTACTCCTGGGTGTCGGTGGCGGCCGACTACGAACGGCTGTTGTTCGGGCCGGCCGCAGCGCGCGAGTCAAGGCTGACGCCGAGTACGCCGACAACGCTCAGGTGACGCTCACCGCCGCACCCGCGCCGGTCGAGGTCGAGGCCCCGTCGCGGACTCCCGCCGTGGCGCGGACGCTGCCGTTCCTGGCCTTCGCCGCGGCACTGCTGTGGTGGGGCTCCGGTCTCGTCCACGGAGGCGGAGGGCGCGACGCCGGGGTCCTCGCCGTCGGCCTCGTGCTGCTGGGCGTCGCGCTGGCTGTCGTACGCCCGTGGCGCGTCCTGCCCACCTGGGCCCTGGCGCTGGCCGCGTGGGTGTCCGCGGCCGCGCTCGTCGTGGTCCCGGTCGCCGGCGTCGGGCGCGCGGGCGCCGTCGCCGCCGGCACGTACGTCCTGTCGGCGGGCCTCGCGGTGCTCGTCGCTGCGTGGGCCAGGTCCCGCGTCCGGATGCACGCGCTGGCCGCTGGCGTCTGCCTGGCCGGGCTGGTGGAGTTCGGTCTCGGCTTCGAGGCGTGGTGGGGCGGCGGTGGCTCGGCCCCAGGCCCCATGGTCGGCACGTTCTACTGGTGGAACCCGTACGCCGCCTATCTCGTGGCGCCGGCGCTCCTCGGCCTCGCCCTCGTCCTGGCCGGACGCCGGCCCTGGCGCGCCGCCGGATGGCTGGCCACCCCGTTCGCGGTGTCGGGCGTCGTCTTCTCCTCCAGCCGGGCGTCCCTGGCCGTCCTTCTCGTCGGCTGGGTCGTGGTGGCGGCGCTGCAGATCGCCTCGGCGGATCGACCCGCTCGCCGGGCCAGGCGAGCCGGTCTGCTCACGCTGGTCTGCGCGTTGGCGCCGTGGCTGCTGACGAGCCCCCTCTTCTTCCCCGGGGGTGCGTCCCCGCTGGGAGCCACCGTGGCCCGCCAGAGCGCCGGCCAGAGCGTCGCCCTGGACGGCGGCTACCGGCTGACCTTCTGGCACGAGGCGTGGTCGGCCTTCCGCCAGCACCCGGTCTCGGGTACCGGCTACGGCCGGCTGCTCGCCGGGTACGTGCCCAAGCCGGACGTCCCCGCCTCTCCGTTCGCGCACAACGGCCTGCTGCAGGCCGCGGCGGAGGGCGGGCTGGTCCTCGCGGTGCCGACGGCCGCCGCGCTCCTGTGCGCCGTGCTCGTGTGCCTCCTGCGCCTGCGCCGCCCCGCCCGGTGGGACGGCGTGCCGGCGGCGGCCGCGGTGGCCGCTCTCGGCCTCCTGGCGCACGGTCTCGTGGACTTCGACTGGACCTTCCCGGCGGTCGCCGGGTCATTGGGGATGCTCGTCGGGATGGCCGGGGCGCGGCCGGCTTCGACGTCGCCGGCCCGGGGCGGCCGGCTGGCCGTGACGGCCGGCGTCGCGCTCGTCGCGCTCATCGTCCTCGCGGGCGCCCTCGCGTGGGGGCAGGGCTTCCACATCAGCAACGTCTCGCTGTCGCGCTACCTGGGGGTCGGTCCGTGAAGCAGCTCGGTGACATCCTGCTCGAAGGTGGCCTCGTCACCTACGAGCAGCTCGCCGCCGCCTACGAGGAGCAGCAGCGGGCGGGGCGCGCGCTCGGCCGCGTGCTCGTCGACCAGGGGGTGCTCAGCGAGTCCCAGCTGGTCTCGGCGCTCGCCCAGCAGATCGGCATGCGCTTCGTCGAGCTCGCCGACTTCTCGATCGACCCGACGGCGGTCGCGCAGGTGCCCGCGGCGGTGTGCCGGCAGTACACGGTCCTGCCCATCGGCTACGAGGACGGTCGCCTGCTGCTCGCCATGGCCGACCCGGCGAACGTGCTGGCCATCGACGACATCCGCGCTCGCTGCCAGATGGAGGTCCGGCCCGTCGTCGCCACGAAGGCGGACGTCCTCGCGGCCATCGACCGCAACTACCGCGCCGACAGCGAGCTGGACGACCTCACGGCGATCCTCGACGCGGGTGAGGAGGAGGAGGACCTCTCCAAGGTCCGCGAGGTCGTCGACGACGCACCGATCGTCAAGTACGTCAACGCCCTGATCACCCAGGCCATCCAGGACCGCGCCTCCGACATCCACCTCGAGCCGGGGGAGCGGGAGCTCAAGGTCCGCTACCGCATCGACGGCGTGCTCCACGAGGTCATGCGCTCGCCCAAGACGATCCAGTCCGGTGTCATCAGCCGGCTGAAGATCATGGCCGACATCAACATCGCCGAGCGGCGCGTCCCGCAGGACGGCCGGCTCTCGGTCAACGCCAACGGCCGCAAGATCGACCTGCGCGTCGCGAGCCTCCCCACCGTGTGGGGCGAGAAGATCGTCATGCGCATCCTGGACAACTCCACGGCGCGCCTCGACCTCTCGGACCTCGGCTTCTCCGAGCACAACTACGAGCGCTTCTCGCGCAGCTTCACGAAGCCCTACGGCATGATCCTGGTGACCGGTCCCACCGGCTCCGGGAAGTCGACCACGCTGTACGCCACGCTGAACATCCTCAACCGGCCCGAGGTCAACATCATCACGGTCGAGGACCCCGTCGAGTACCGGCTGCCCGGCGTCAACCAGGTGCAGGTCAACAACAAGGCCGGGCTGACCTTCGCCTCGGCCCTGCGCTCCATCCTGCGGTCGGACCCGGACATCGTGCTGATCGGTGAGATCCGTGACCACGAGACGGCGCAGATCGCCGTCGAGGCGGCGCTGACCGGTCACCTCGTGCTCTCGACGCTGCACACCAACGACGCGCCCTCGGCCATTACCCGGCTGACCGAGATGGGCATCGAGCCCTTCCTCGTCGGCTCGGCGGTGGACTGCGTCCTCGCCCAGCGGCTCGCCCGCCGGCTGTGCCTGAAGTGCAAGGAGCCGTACGTCCCCACCGCGGAGGCCCTGCTCACCGCCCGGTTCCCGTGGCAGGAGGGTGAGCCGCTCCCCACGCTCTACCGGCCGGTCGGCTGCTCGGCCTGCGCCAAGACCGGGTACAAGGGTCGGCTGGCTCTGCACGAGGTGATGCCGAACTCGGAGCAGATCGAACGGCTCACCGTCGAGCACTCCTCGGCTTCGCAGATCCAATCGGTGGCGAACGCGGAGGGCATGGTCTCGCTGCGCCTGGACGGGATGCAGAAGGTCCTGGCGGGCGTGACGTCCATCGACGAGATCCTCCGCGTCGTCGTCTAGCGACGAAGGCTCAAGCCGGGGGGCCCACGGGCCGATCCCAATCCGAGAGCGCCCGCACCGTGCGCGCGCCGGAAAGGGGCAACAGCGTGGAGACCTCCGGACACAACGGCGGTTTCGTGCCCGCACCGGTACCGGTCCCCCTCCCGGAGCCGGACAACGGACCCGTTCCCATGCCCAGCGCTCCGCCCGCGGAGGCGCTGCCTCCGGCGACGTACGCGCCGGCCGAGCCGTCGGGATCCCTGACGCAGATGCCATACGTCGCGACGCCCGTCGAGCCGAGCCCGTTCGGCTCGCACGCCGCGTTCGGCACGGCGCCGGCCCCGGCGTACCCGCCGGTGTCGTACACGCCCCCGGTCCCGGCGCCCGCGGTGGCCCCCCCGGCCCCGGTCCCGGCGGCCGAGCCCTCGCTCGACTCGCTGACCTACGAGCCGTCGTCCTTCGTCGCCGAGCTCGAACCGGCCATCGCCGTGGCCGACGACTCCGGCGCCGCCACGTTCTCGCGCATCAGCACCGAGGAACTGCCCGGTAGCGAGGAGGTCAACCTCAACGACCTGCTCGAGCAGACCCTGATTCGCGGCGCGTCCGACCTGCACATCACGACGGGCTCGCGGCCGCAGCTTCGCCTGAACGGCCACCTGACGCCGCTCGAGGAGTACCCGGTGATGACCCCGCAGGTCATCCAGCGGATGCTCTACGCGGCGATCACGCAGAAGCAGCGCGAGAAGTTCGAGGAGTTCCTCGAGCTCGACATCTCCTACTCGGTGCCGGGCAAGGCCCGCTTCCGGGTCAACATCTACCGCCAGCGCGACTCGCTGGGAGCGGCGTTCCGGCTGATCCCCTACGAGATCAAGAAGCTGGAGGACCTCGGCATCCCGCCGGCCGCCGCCAACTTCGCGATGCTGCCCCGAGGTTTCGTCCTCGTCACCGGACCTACCGGGTCGGGCAAGTCGACAACGCTGGCCTCGCTCGTGGACCTGGCGAACCGCCAGCGGCGCGACCACATCATGACGGTCGAGGACCCCATCGAGTTCCTCCACCAGCACCAGTCCTGCCTGGTCAACCAGCGCGAGGTCGGCGAGGACACTCTGTCCTTCGGCAACGCGCTCAAGCACGTGCTGCGGCAGGACCCGGACATCATCCTCGTCGGCGAGATGCGTGACCTGGAGACGATCTCGGTGGCGCTGACCGCCGCTGAGACCGGCCACCTGGTCTTCGCGACCCTGCACACCCAGGACGCGGCGCAGACCATCGACCGTGTCATCGACGTCTTCCCGCCGCACCAGCAGCAGCAGGTGCGGGTCCAGCTCGCGGGAAGCCTGCAGGGGGTCGTCTGCCAGACCCTCGCACGCACCGTCGACGGCATGGGGCGCGTCGTGGCGACCGAGGTCCTCGTCGCGACCCCCGCGATCCGCAACCTCATCCGTGAGGGCAAGACGCACCAGATCTACAGCGCTATGCAGGCCGGCGCGCAGCACGGCATGCACACCATGGACCAGCACCTCGCGGAGCTCGTCAAGCGGGGCCGGATCACCTATGAGACCGGCCTGGAGAAGTGCCACCACATCGAGGACTTCAACCGGCTCACGGGCCGGGGCTGAGAGGCAGACCGATGGCAACTGCGACGATGACCTACCGGTACTCGGTCCGTGACCGGTCCGGGAAGATGGTCACCGGCACGATCGACGCGGACTCGCCCACCGCCGTCGCGAGCAAGCTCAAGAGCATGGGCTACGCCCCGGTGAGCATCGCGGCCCAGAAGAACGCCGGGCTCTCCATGGAGCTGAAGCTGCCGAAGCTCGGCTCGTCGGTGAAGCTGAAGGACCTCGCGGTCTTCTCCCGCCAGTTCGCGACGATGATCAACGCGGGGCTCTCGCTGCTCCGCGCGCTCACCATCCTCGAGGAGCAGACGAGCAGCAAGGCGCTCGCTGCGACGCTCACCGAGGTGCGCCAGGACGTGGAGACCGGCCAGTCGCTGTCGGTAGCGCTGAGCCGGCACCCGAAGATCTTCCCGCCGCTCATGGTGAACATGACCAGGGCCGGCGAGGTCGGCGGCTTCCTCGACTCGGTGATGCTCCAGATCGCCGAGAACTACGAGGCCGAGGTCAAGCTGCGCGGCAAGGTGAAGTCGGCGATGACCTATCCGGTCGTGGTCTTCTGCATCGCGATCCTGGCCGTGGTCGGCATGCTGCTGTTCATCGTCCCGGTCTTCGCGAAGATGTTCAAGACGCTCGGCGGTGAGCTGCCGTTCCCGACCCGGGTCCTCATCGAGGCCTCGCACCTGTTGAAGATCCTGGCTCCGCTGCTCGTCGTCGGCGTCATCGTCGGCATGATCGTGTGGCAGCGGATCAAGCACCAGGAGCGGGTCCGCTCGGTCATCGACCCCATCAAGCTCAAGCTGCCCATCTTCGGGAACCTCTTCCAGAAGATCGCCATCAGCCGGTTCGCCCGCAACCTCGGCACCATGCTCTCCTCGGGCGTCCCGATCCTGCAGAGCCTGGACATCGTCTCCGACACCACCGGCAACATCGTGCTGGCCCACGCCATCCGCGACGTTCAGGAGAGCGTGCGTAGAGGCGAGAGCCTCACGGCACCGCTGGCCATGCACCCGGTGTTCCCCCCGATGGTCGTGCAGATGATGGCGGTGGGTGAGGACACCGGTGCCCTGGACGCCATGCTGCACAAGATCTCCGAGTTCTACGACCAGGAGGTCGAGTCCACGACGGAGTCGCTGACGGCCCTCATCGAACCGCTGATGATCGCGGTGCTCGGCGCGCTTGTCGGGTCGATGATCATTGCGCTCTACATGCCGATCTTCAAGATCTTCAACCTCATCCAGTAGATCAGGGACCGCGCGAGGCGGCGCCGGCGGGACGCCGGCGCCGCCTCCACGCGTGCTCGTGGTGATGCGCCTGCGCCCGCACGGGTGATTCCGGTCCTGGAGTTGATCAGCCCTCAAGTCCGGGTCCACCGATGACGACAACAGCAGTGTCATCGAGCTGCTACGGCCAGAAAGGGCACACCCGCCGCGAGGCGGGGTCGCAAAGCCAGGGGGCCTGCGGGACGTGCAGGTCGGCCCAGCTGCCTCGGTCGTGACCTTCGGGTCCGCACGAGGGGGAAGTGCCGGAGAAGCTCACCCGATGTCCCGGAAAGGGAAGAGCATGCTCGCTCGCATTCGCAAGTCGATGGAGGAGAAGGACGAGGGCTTCACCCTCATCGAGCTCCTCGTCGTGATCATCATCATCGGCATTCTCGCCGCGATCGCGATCCCGGTGTTCCTCAACCAGCGCAAGAAGGCTGTGGACGCCTCGATCAAGTCCGACCTCCGGACCGTCGCGAACGAGGAGGAGACCTACTTCACGGACAACCAGAACTACGTCACCATCAGCACCGCTGCTTCTGGCAGCGTCGTGATCGGTGCTGACACCGTGAAGCTCTCGCCCGGCAACACCGTCACGGTCGCCGTCAACACCGCCGGCACCGCGTACTGCATCCAGGGCAAGAACCCGAAGGGCACCGACACCACCAACGGCTTCTTCTACGTCTCGAGCCAGGGTGGCCTCCAGCCTTCCGGTACCACCGCGTGCGGCACCTACTAATCAGGCGCTGACCCGCTGAGAGGGTGGGGGTGGCCGACCACGGCCACCCCCACCTTCCGCACTACACGGTGTGTGAGGCAGGCGCCGCCGTCGACTTGATCCGGCTCCTTCACGAAGGGGGGAGGTGAGATGCGCGTGCAAGACACAGCTAACAACGAGGACGAGGGTTTCACCCTGATCGAGCTGCTGGTCGTCATCATCATCATCGGCATCCTGGCGGCTATCGCGATCCCGGTGTACCTCAACCAGCGGCAGCGGGCCTACGACGCCGCGGCGAAGTCGGACATGAGGACTCTCGCGGAGTTCGAGGAGACCTACCTCACGAACAACGTCGACAGCTACGGAACCATCGCCAACCTGATTTCCGACGGTGACAACGTGCTGCCGACCCGCAAGGTCACGCTCAGCGTGGTCCGGTTCAACTCGGCGATCAGCTACTGCCTGAGCGCCAAGCACGCTCTGTCACCGACGACCTGGTACTGGGACAGCGCGGCCGGCGGCATCCAGCCCAAGGGCGCCACCGATTGCCCGGTCACCACGACAGGAACGGCGGGCGACAGCGTGACCCGCTGACGCATCGCACG is a window encoding:
- a CDS encoding SAM-dependent methyltransferase gives rise to the protein MPRMSSESVQHEVWESLGESDPDWAVLTDQRRRNRGWENDLDAFYATGSAEIRDVLAALPAGVGRGVAVDWGSGTGRLTFALAEHF
- a CDS encoding glycosyltransferase, which gives rise to MTPPRPAIRAVLVNYHCADHIEQRLASGVFESLDEVLIVDNASDPERVAGWKSAYGVTPVLLPGNVGFAAAVNEAVRRSTSSGPILLLNPDADLDRRGLRRLLRELAGADAGADAVAPLLRDTGGGVQVGAGGGPLTLRSVTTYFLFLSHVVPRARGIFLTRRQIARGAAADWLCMACLLLAPDAFERFGPIPEDELVYAEDVAWGTRATRRGARFRLVPEVSVEHEQGVSGGGDAWVGALERLYLRRLGALRGRVAVGVMRVGLAVREVRRALR
- a CDS encoding glycosyltransferase family 1 protein, with protein sequence MPVLIDAHHLGHGQTGNETWARGVTTELAERPSQAHVAVTAAGRCWLDPSWTADRVHEVSPSSSRRLAYDLPRLTRRLRPEALLVQYTLPPFASRRVPGVVVIHDVSFEHPEAAQWIPPRTLARYRATIRSSARRARVVLVPTEWTRADVMDTYGLAADRVMVAGNAVDADLARALAETPEGRPGTGSVLAVGTVLPRKNLAVLARAVAALRATHPQARLRVVGPVPAAGHEVVRELRRALGDALDLVGPVPVEQLAREYRSADVLAFPSRHEGFGIPLIEAMAAGLPVVSSTSTCLPEVGGDAAVFADPDDVEAWTGSLAAVLDDAALRGRLVPAGLRRAESFSWTKTADVVEAALALAAS
- a CDS encoding DUF1972 domain-containing protein codes for the protein MSARRALALRRRSDLVLFLLDVLTLVTVLAGVAHVLHRHMTIALAWQAALVVATVVAARLTGLYRRAVLRPGARLAGAAFTCGVVASAVGSAALLASPRGPGVAWVALVFAGTSAGLVAGRAAIARCRRALVPLGVALETYAVLGDAPAMRRLVADLTRASGAPFTIVGSVPEGLTPSQTAARVAELRVDGLLVPPHLDAATVGGLARALAGHDVEVLVAPRAMDLDAQVTSVTHLQGIPLLRLGGAVPRRRAERTPARDRRRAGVAVLGTRGIPANYGGFETFAQELSLCLVADGIPVTVYGRSHFATARDQWRGIRLVTLPTVRSKYLDTVVHTVLSAAHLVLTGGPRDVLLCNAANAPVVPFLRLCGRRVVLNVDGLEWRRGKWGVLGRSWYRMGEWLSVRFASVLVTDAEEVRTYYRVRHDTDSVMVPYGAPQLARGSVPVPPELAVAPDGYALYVSRWERENNPHLVARAHARSAATVGLVMLGHAAYDDALQAEVHSWARHDAVLPGAIYGEGYRGLLANARCYVHATEVGGTHPALVEAMGAGNLCLVLDTPENREVAGDVAWYWADEDELVEMLGRAFALPEAELTGLRCRARDWAAERYSWVSVAADYERLLFGPAAARESRLTPSTPTTLR
- a CDS encoding O-antigen ligase family protein, whose product is MTLTAAPAPVEVEAPSRTPAVARTLPFLAFAAALLWWGSGLVHGGGGRDAGVLAVGLVLLGVALAVVRPWRVLPTWALALAAWVSAAALVVVPVAGVGRAGAVAAGTYVLSAGLAVLVAAWARSRVRMHALAAGVCLAGLVEFGLGFEAWWGGGGSAPGPMVGTFYWWNPYAAYLVAPALLGLALVLAGRRPWRAAGWLATPFAVSGVVFSSSRASLAVLLVGWVVVAALQIASADRPARRARRAGLLTLVCALAPWLLTSPLFFPGGASPLGATVARQSAGQSVALDGGYRLTFWHEAWSAFRQHPVSGTGYGRLLAGYVPKPDVPASPFAHNGLLQAAAEGGLVLAVPTAAALLCAVLVCLLRLRRPARWDGVPAAAAVAALGLLAHGLVDFDWTFPAVAGSLGMLVGMAGARPASTSPARGGRLAVTAGVALVALIVLAGALAWGQGFHISNVSLSRYLGVGP
- a CDS encoding ATPase, T2SS/T4P/T4SS family gives rise to the protein MKQLGDILLEGGLVTYEQLAAAYEEQQRAGRALGRVLVDQGVLSESQLVSALAQQIGMRFVELADFSIDPTAVAQVPAAVCRQYTVLPIGYEDGRLLLAMADPANVLAIDDIRARCQMEVRPVVATKADVLAAIDRNYRADSELDDLTAILDAGEEEEDLSKVREVVDDAPIVKYVNALITQAIQDRASDIHLEPGERELKVRYRIDGVLHEVMRSPKTIQSGVISRLKIMADINIAERRVPQDGRLSVNANGRKIDLRVASLPTVWGEKIVMRILDNSTARLDLSDLGFSEHNYERFSRSFTKPYGMILVTGPTGSGKSTTLYATLNILNRPEVNIITVEDPVEYRLPGVNQVQVNNKAGLTFASALRSILRSDPDIVLIGEIRDHETAQIAVEAALTGHLVLSTLHTNDAPSAITRLTEMGIEPFLVGSAVDCVLAQRLARRLCLKCKEPYVPTAEALLTARFPWQEGEPLPTLYRPVGCSACAKTGYKGRLALHEVMPNSEQIERLTVEHSSASQIQSVANAEGMVSLRLDGMQKVLAGVTSIDEILRVVV
- a CDS encoding type IV pilus twitching motility protein PilT, translated to MPSAPPAEALPPATYAPAEPSGSLTQMPYVATPVEPSPFGSHAAFGTAPAPAYPPVSYTPPVPAPAVAPPAPVPAAEPSLDSLTYEPSSFVAELEPAIAVADDSGAATFSRISTEELPGSEEVNLNDLLEQTLIRGASDLHITTGSRPQLRLNGHLTPLEEYPVMTPQVIQRMLYAAITQKQREKFEEFLELDISYSVPGKARFRVNIYRQRDSLGAAFRLIPYEIKKLEDLGIPPAAANFAMLPRGFVLVTGPTGSGKSTTLASLVDLANRQRRDHIMTVEDPIEFLHQHQSCLVNQREVGEDTLSFGNALKHVLRQDPDIILVGEMRDLETISVALTAAETGHLVFATLHTQDAAQTIDRVIDVFPPHQQQQVRVQLAGSLQGVVCQTLARTVDGMGRVVATEVLVATPAIRNLIREGKTHQIYSAMQAGAQHGMHTMDQHLAELVKRGRITYETGLEKCHHIEDFNRLTGRG
- a CDS encoding type II secretion system F family protein; protein product: MATATMTYRYSVRDRSGKMVTGTIDADSPTAVASKLKSMGYAPVSIAAQKNAGLSMELKLPKLGSSVKLKDLAVFSRQFATMINAGLSLLRALTILEEQTSSKALAATLTEVRQDVETGQSLSVALSRHPKIFPPLMVNMTRAGEVGGFLDSVMLQIAENYEAEVKLRGKVKSAMTYPVVVFCIAILAVVGMLLFIVPVFAKMFKTLGGELPFPTRVLIEASHLLKILAPLLVVGVIVGMIVWQRIKHQERVRSVIDPIKLKLPIFGNLFQKIAISRFARNLGTMLSSGVPILQSLDIVSDTTGNIVLAHAIRDVQESVRRGESLTAPLAMHPVFPPMVVQMMAVGEDTGALDAMLHKISEFYDQEVESTTESLTALIEPLMIAVLGALVGSMIIALYMPIFKIFNLIQ
- a CDS encoding prepilin-type N-terminal cleavage/methylation domain-containing protein; the encoded protein is MLARIRKSMEEKDEGFTLIELLVVIIIIGILAAIAIPVFLNQRKKAVDASIKSDLRTVANEEETYFTDNQNYVTISTAASGSVVIGADTVKLSPGNTVTVAVNTAGTAYCIQGKNPKGTDTTNGFFYVSSQGGLQPSGTTACGTY
- a CDS encoding prepilin-type N-terminal cleavage/methylation domain-containing protein; protein product: MRVQDTANNEDEGFTLIELLVVIIIIGILAAIAIPVYLNQRQRAYDAAAKSDMRTLAEFEETYLTNNVDSYGTIANLISDGDNVLPTRKVTLSVVRFNSAISYCLSAKHALSPTTWYWDSAAGGIQPKGATDCPVTTTGTAGDSVTR